The Pyrus communis chromosome 2, drPyrComm1.1, whole genome shotgun sequence genome includes a window with the following:
- the LOC137725164 gene encoding magnesium transporter MRS2-3-like, with translation MRVLHPTNHPSKSGTAPAEDDPDATRPTMPGLGMSVAGGLRKKGLGVRPWLLLDSSGQAQVVEVGKHAIMRRTGLPARDLRILDPLLSYPSTVLGRERAIVINLEHIKAIITAQEVLLLNSRDPSVTPFIEELQRRLLRHHQATTKPAKTQEGNGEESNWYGMEEAEADAQVRGAAGGNGEGEATGKQGLEDNRDGLKVLPFEFVALEACLEAACSVLENEARTLEQEAHPALDKLTSKISTLNLERVRQIKSRLVAITGRVQKVRDELEHLLDDDEDMAEMYLTDKLVQQHLENSSTSSLGERDDMDPEAPRSDMDDRGPTEISTEAGGDPLNFDGDPQNSDNHRPQYLRRDSHVTTTSSSHSAMGKVLDVEELEMLLEAYFVQIDGTLNKLSTLREYVDDTEDYINIMLDDKQNHLLQMGVMLTTATLVVSAFVVVAGVFGMNIQIELFDKDKAGMREFLWTIGGSTGGTIFLYVIAIGWCKHKRLLE, from the exons ATGAGAGTCCTTCATCCCACAAACCATCCATCAAAGTCGGGCACAGCCCCAGCTGAGGACGACCCTGACGCAACCCGACCCACTATGCCCGGCCTGGGCATGTCGGTGGCCGGCGGTCTACGGAAGAAGGGGCTTGGCGTGCGGCCATGGTTGCTTCTGGACTCGAGCGGGCAAGCCCAGGTGGTAGAGGTCGGCAAGCACGCCATCATGCGGCGTACAGGTCTACCCGCTCGGGACCTTCGGATCCTGGACCCGCTTCTTTCATACCCGTCTACGGTTCTGGGTCGAGAGCGAGCTATCGTGATCAACTTGGAGCACATCAAGGCCATCATCACCGCCCAGGAGGTCCTGCTGCTCAATTCCCGAGACCCTTCTGTGACTCCATTTATTGAGGAGCTTCAGCGGCGGCTTTTGCGCCACCACCAAGCCACCACCAAACCCGCAAAAACCCAG GAGGGCAATGGCGAAGAATCGAATTGGTATGGCATGGAAGAAGCAGAGGCAGATGCACAGGTGAGAGGAGCGGCTGGTGGAAATGGGGAAGGGGAGGCAACTGGGAAGCAAGGTCTGGAGGATAATCGTGATGGTTTGAAGGTCCTGCCTTTTGAGTTTGTTGCATTGGAGGCATGCCTTGAGGCTGCTTGCAGTGTCTTAGAGAATGAA GCACGGACATTGGAACAAGAAGCTCATCCAGCTTTAGATAAGCTCACTTCAAAGATTAGTACTCTCAATTTAGAACGCGTCCGCCAAATCAAGAGTCGCTTGGTTGCAATTACCGGCCGTGTTCAGAAG GTGAGGGATGAACTAGAACACTTGCTTGATGATGACGAAGATATGGCGGAAATGTATCTAACTGACAAGTTGGTTCAGCAACATCTTGAAAATTCGTCCACTTCCTCCTTGGGTGAGAGAGATGACATGGATCCTGAAGCTCCACGATCAGACATGGATGACAG GGGTCCAACTGAAATTTCAACGGAAGCTGGTGGGGATCCCTTGAATTTTGATGGTGATCCTCAAAACAGTGATAACCACCGGCCTCAATATCTTAGAAGGGACAGCCATGTGACCACAACTAGCTCCTCACATAGTGCTATGGGAAAGGTCCTTGATGTAGAAGAGCTTGAAATGCTTTTGGAGGCATATTTTGTGCAGATTGATGGTACACTAAACAAGCTATCCACG TTGAGGGAGTATGTTGACGACACGGAGGATTACATCAACATAATGTTGGATGACAAACAGAACCATCTCCTGCAAATGGGGGTCATGTTGACAACAGCAACCCTCGTTGTGAGTGCCTTTGTTGTTGTAGCTGGTGTCTTCGGCATGAATATCCAAATTGAGCTATTTGATAAAGACAAAGCAGGGATGCGAGAGTTCCTCTGGACTATCGGTGGCAGCACTGGCGGGACCATATTCTTATATGTGATAGCTATTGGATGGTGCAAGCATAAGCGCTTGCTGGAGTAG